From Pagrus major chromosome 18, Pma_NU_1.0, a single genomic window includes:
- the LOC141013547 gene encoding uncharacterized protein, with product MKTEKEREREGRSSQQFGVQRCSEMSVRRFCAQHQLRRKRHVSDAELETAVLSSIDKTGPTYGRKFMTGYLSSVGVKAGEARVGRILREVHQPYNELRRQGARNLNPVPYHAEYMGHKLHLDQNEKLGMFGVTHVLAIDGFSSKIVAESTMPVKNNLVIYEEVYRKAVANNGMWDQIRVDHGREFYLTLYMQEKLSQHRHNISRLPYMQTTSSRNLRVERIWPEVNNRVNYPLKQAMVRLLDQELLDMQDNTTKFCVSNLACQVSQIGLGRVVQSWNAHRIPGRGIPNQLAAASCPARMPTELLPNAAEAAHMYEEELGSSLTWVSAFGSDPFSSEQERCHSEQLFGERFPDMSLLFETVVNNDYSMFQEALLYLISITQRHAR from the exons ATGAagacggagaaagagagagagagggaggggaggagttCCCAG CAGTTCGGTGTTCAGAGGTGCTCGGAAATGTCGGTGAGAAGATTCTGTGCTCAACACCAACTCAGGCGTAAAAGACATGTGTCAGATGCAGAACTGGAAACTGCTGTCCTGTCATCAATAGATAAG ACAGGTCCAACTTATGGACGAAAGTTCATGACAGGATACTTGTCATCTGTGGGAGTTAAAGCAGGTGAAGCACGAGTGGGAAGGATTCTCAGAGAGGTTCACCAGCCATATAATGAGCTGCGCCGCCAG GGAGCGCGTAATCTAAATCCAGTTCCTTACCATGCGGAATACATGGGCCACAAACTCCACCTTGATCAGAATGAGAAGCTGGGAATGTTTGGAGTGACACATGTCTTGGCTATTGATGGTTTCAGCAGCAAAATTGTTGCTGAATCCACAATGCCAGTGAAGAACAATCTTGTTATTTATGAGGAAGTTTACAG GAAAGCAGTTGCCAACAATGGAATGTGGGACCAAATCAGAGTCGATCATGGCAGGGAGTTTTATTTGACCCTGTACATGCAAGAGAAGCTGTCTCAACACAGACATAACATCAGTAGGCTTCCTTACATGCAGACAACTTCTTCAAGG AACCTTCGAGTGGAGAGAATTTGGCCAGAGGTCAACAATCGGGTAAACTACCCCCTAAAACAGGCCATGGTTCGCCTGCTGGATCAGGAGTTACTCGATATGCAGGATAATACAACAAAATTTTGTGTCTCTAACCTGGCATGTCAAGTGAGTCAGATAGGACTTGGAAGAGTTGTGCAGTCTTGGAACGCCCACAGGATACCAG GCAGAGGGATACCAAACCAACTTGCAGCTGCTAGTTGTCCAGCAAGAAtgcccacagagctgctgcccAATGCTGCTGAGGCAGCACACATGTACGAGGAGGAGTTGGGGTCCTCCCTGACTTGGGTATCTGCATTTGGCTCTGACCCATTTTCATCAGAGCAAGAACGATGTCATTCTGAGCAGCTGTTTGGAGAGAGGTTTCCAGACATGTCTCTTCTTTTTGAAACAGTGGTTAACAATGACTACAGCATGTTTCAGGAGGCATTGTTGTACCTGATAAGCATTACTCAAAGACATGCCAGATAA
- the LOC141013548 gene encoding uncharacterized protein, which produces MAVLNVRSLLNKSFIINDIILDKNLDIIFLTETWLGTDAPVVLTEASPPNFNFLFSTRGCRRGGGTASIAKTNMHTNKVNFNSYTSFEYHAFVCSSPPILCITIYRPPQYSTSFINEFSELLSIIHTSFNRILITGDFNLHVDISSDLLSREFLNLLHCLDFKQHVTQPTHSRGRTLDLVISYGLSIGAPSVVDLAMSDHFCVFFTITSFNQREAPVGTETLESFALVDARTLGRVFSQVKPTTCLLDPIPTPFFKTLYGFFEEHLLYLVNCSLQTGVFPTSFKTAVVKPLLKKSDLDPNVLNNYRPVSNLPFLSKILEKLVSNQVNEFLNSKHILESHQSGFRMNHSTETALLKILNDIRCNLDNNKLTVLVLLDLTAAFDTVDHHILLNRLRNLVGLSGTVFNWFTSYLTDRSFFVSMDTCSSRTHKIKCGVPQGSILGPTIFNLYMLPLGDVIRRHGINFHSYADDTQLYIAASPDDTGPIDALFNCILDIRSWMAANFLQLNQDKTEVLVIGPEGQREKLLPKLQDFKPSKSVKNLGVIFDSELTFIPHIKNITKIGFYHLKNIARVRPFLSQASTEVLMHAFISCRLDYCNALLSGLPKKSLHNLQLLQNSAARVLTKTRGREHITPVLKSLHWLPVRFRINFKVLLLVFKCLNGLGSSYLSALLLPYQPSRTLRSSGAGLLTIPQVRTRTHGEAAFSYYGPRLWNSLPENLRAAENVDVFKKRLKTHLFNQAFN; this is translated from the exons ATGGCTGTGCTGAACGTGCGCTCTCTTTTAAACAAATCTTTTATTATAAATGATATAATTTTAGATAAAAACCTGGACATCATTTTCCTTACAGAGACATGGCTGGGCACTGACGCACCTGTTGTTCTCACCGAGGCTTCCCcaccaaattttaactttctaTTTTCTACTAGGGGGTGCAGAAGAGGGGGCGGTACTGCTTCGATTGCAAAGACCaacatgcatacaaacaaaGTCAATTTTAACAGCTACACATCATTTGAATATCATGCCTTCGTTTGTAGCAGCCCGCCTATCCTCTGTATAACTATCTACCGACCACCCCAGTATTCCACTTCTTTTATTAATGAATTTTCAGAGCTTTTATCAATTATTCATACCTcttttaacagaattttaataacCGGTGATTTTAATTTACACGTCGACATCTCCTCAGACTTACTGTCTAGAgaatttttaaaccttttacaCTGCCTCGATTTTAAGCAACATGTCACGCAGCCGACCCACAGCAGGGGGCGCACCTTGGACCTGGTTATATCTTATGGTCTGTCCATTGGCGCGCCCTCTGTTGTGGACCTGGCTATGTCCgaccatttttgtgtgttttttacaatcACCAGTTTTAACCAGCGAGAGGCCCCTGTGGGAACA GAAACACTTGAGAGTTTTGCCCTGGTTGATGCGAGGACACTTGGTCGAGTTTTCTCCCAGGTAAAGCCCACAACCTGCCTTTTAGATCCCATTCCCACAccgttttttaaaacactctaTGGATTCTTTGAGGAACATCTGCTGTATTTGGTGAATTGCTCTCTTCAGACGGGTGTCTTCCCCACCTCCTTTAAAACGGCGGTGGTGAAGCCCCTTCTGAAGAAGAGTGACTTAGACCccaatgttttaaacaactaCCGGCCTGTATCCAACTTaccatttttaagtaaaattttagaaaaacttgtTTCTAATCAAGTAAATgaatttttaaactcaaaacatattttagagtCTCATCAGTCTGGTTTTAGGATGAaccacagtacagagacagcacttttaaagattttaaatgacatcaggTGTAATTTAGATAACAACAAACTCACAGTCTTGGTACTACTGGATCTAACAGCCGCCTTCGATACAGTagaccatcacattttattaaatagacTGAGGAACCTGGTTGGCCTCTCTGgtactgtttttaactggttcACATCCTACCTCACTGATCGAAGTTTCTTTGTTAGTATGGATACATGTTCCTCAAGAACCCATAAGATAAAGTGTGGGGTTCCCCAAGGGTCAATTTTAGGTCCAActatttttaatctttacatgctTCCCCTTGGGGACGTCATCAGGAGGCATGGCATCAATTTCCAtagttatgctgatgatacacaaCTGTACATTGCCGCGTCTCCTGATGACACAGGGCCAAttgatgccctttttaactgtattttagacATTAGGTCATGGATGGCAGCAAACTTCCTAcagctcaaccaggacaaaacagaggttTTAGTCATTGGTCCTgaaggccagagagagaaacttttaccaaagctacaggattttaaaccctcaaaatcagtaaaaaatctGGGCGTGATTTTTGACTCTGAGCtcacttttattccacacatcaaaaacataacaaagataGGTTTTTACCATCTTAAAAATATAGCCAGAGTCCGCCCGTTTCTCTCCCAGGCCAGCACGGAGGTGctgatgcatgcttttatctcttgtCGTTTAGATTATTGTAATGCCCTGCTCTCTGGTCTTCCCAAAAAGAGTTTGCATAACTTACAATTATTACAAAACTCAGCTGCACGAGTGCTGACGAAGACCAGAGGGCGGGAGCATATTACGCCTGTTTTAAAATCGCTGCATTGGCTCCCTGTGCGCTTCAGGATTAATTTTAAGgttcttttacttgtttttaagtgtcttaacggTCTTGGGTCTTCTTATCTATCTGCATTACTTTTACCCTATCAACCCTCGCGGACCCTGAGGTCCTCCGGTGCTGGCCTTTTGACGATACCACAAGTTAGAACTAGAACACACGGGGAGGcggcattcagttattatggcCCCCGATTGTGGAACAGCCTCCCGGAGAACCTCAGGGCCGCAgagaatgttgatgtttttaaaaagaggctcaagacccatctttttaatcaggcatttaattga